One Spirochaeta africana DSM 8902 genomic window carries:
- a CDS encoding aminotransferase class V-fold PLP-dependent enzyme, whose amino-acid sequence MYLSDATIDNIRSDFPILQRTMRGKPLVYLDNGATSLTPLQVIEAESRYYTEYNANIHRGHYEYSEQATVAFDETRELIKEFLHVPADGHIIFTKSATESVNLVAYSWARKFLQPGDEIVTTGLEHHANLVPWQAAAQATGAILRFIPITDSGQLDTARLDEVIGEKTRLVALSAMSNVTGYMPPLEPVIAAARRVGALVFLDGAQLVSHHPVDLRRLDVDFLAFSAHKMLGPTGVGVLYGREAVLDAMDPFLYGGDMIESVFLDHSTWDRLPQKFEAGTPNIAGVIGFGAAIRYLQGVGMDAIAAHEHRLLEIMLREADSRPWLQVFGGHNPAQRGGIFSFNIDGVHPHDTGALLDSQGVAIRTGSHCAQPLMRHWNIPGTSRAVVYLYNTVEDVQRFFAAVDRAHDLFA is encoded by the coding sequence ATGTATTTAAGCGATGCGACGATAGATAACATCCGATCCGACTTCCCGATTCTGCAGCGTACCATGCGGGGGAAACCGCTGGTGTACCTGGACAATGGGGCAACCAGCCTGACACCGCTGCAGGTTATCGAGGCGGAGTCGCGCTACTATACCGAGTACAACGCCAACATCCACCGGGGTCATTACGAGTACAGCGAGCAGGCTACCGTGGCATTTGACGAGACCCGCGAGCTGATCAAGGAATTCCTGCATGTTCCGGCAGACGGACATATCATCTTTACCAAGAGTGCCACTGAATCAGTGAATCTGGTGGCCTACAGCTGGGCACGGAAATTTCTGCAGCCGGGGGACGAGATCGTAACTACCGGTCTGGAACACCATGCCAATCTGGTACCCTGGCAAGCGGCGGCCCAGGCGACCGGGGCGATACTGCGCTTTATCCCGATCACCGATTCCGGCCAGCTGGATACTGCACGTCTGGACGAGGTAATCGGAGAGAAAACCCGTCTGGTTGCCCTGAGTGCCATGTCGAATGTAACCGGGTATATGCCGCCGCTGGAGCCGGTTATCGCCGCTGCCCGCCGGGTCGGTGCGCTGGTGTTCCTGGATGGTGCCCAGCTTGTCAGTCATCATCCGGTTGATCTGCGCCGTCTGGATGTGGATTTCCTGGCATTCAGCGCCCACAAGATGCTGGGCCCGACCGGGGTCGGGGTGCTGTACGGGCGCGAGGCCGTGCTTGATGCGATGGATCCCTTTCTGTATGGCGGAGACATGATCGAGTCGGTATTCCTGGATCACTCGACCTGGGATCGGCTGCCGCAGAAGTTCGAGGCCGGTACCCCGAATATCGCCGGGGTGATCGGATTCGGTGCGGCGATACGTTACCTGCAAGGGGTCGGGATGGATGCGATTGCTGCCCATGAGCATCGTTTGCTGGAGATCATGCTGCGGGAGGCAGATTCCCGTCCCTGGCTGCAGGTCTTCGGGGGGCACAATCCGGCTCAGCGCGGCGGGATATTCAGCTTTAACATTGATGGGGTGCATCCCCACGATACCGGGGCCCTTTTGGACAGCCAGGGGGTTGCCATTCGTACCGGCAGTCACTGTGCCCAGCCGCTGATGCGTCACTGGAATATACCGGGCACCTCCCGGGCAGTCGTGTATCTCTACAACACGGTAGAGGATGTCCAGCGGTTTTTTGCAGCAGTGGATCGGGCCCACGATCTGTTCGCCTGA
- a CDS encoding iron-sulfur cluster assembly scaffold protein, giving the protein MYGASEHTRKLMERFRHLQFAAVVSDVSDSGVAAGGADPAGASGDSATSAADSRYEASVANDRCGDSVRLLVWLDATGERILQLRHHSVGCSICRVSADFLCEAAVGMRLDDLRDLADRVREWQGDADSTAAVPLPQLELFQELRGTRSRARCLLLAWEAAERLCGEVAG; this is encoded by the coding sequence ATGTACGGGGCCAGCGAGCACACCAGAAAACTCATGGAGCGCTTTCGCCACCTGCAGTTCGCGGCGGTGGTAAGCGATGTGTCGGATTCCGGGGTTGCTGCCGGCGGCGCAGATCCGGCAGGTGCCAGTGGCGACTCTGCCACATCTGCTGCTGACAGCAGGTACGAGGCATCGGTCGCGAATGATCGCTGCGGGGATTCAGTGCGGCTGCTGGTGTGGCTGGACGCTACCGGAGAGCGGATTCTCCAGCTGCGTCACCACTCGGTTGGCTGCAGCATCTGTCGGGTTTCGGCAGATTTTCTGTGCGAGGCGGCTGTTGGTATGAGGCTCGACGATCTGCGGGATCTGGCCGACAGGGTCCGGGAATGGCAGGGCGATGCAGACAGCACGGCGGCCGTGCCGCTGCCGCAGCTCGAGCTTTTCCAGGAGCTGCGGGGGACACGCTCGCGCGCACGGTGCCTGTTGCTGGCCTGGGAGGCCGCTGAGCGGCTGTGCGGCGAGGTGGCTGGCTGA
- a CDS encoding ATP-binding protein, which yields MDTLLSQYNPWWFSSNDPRTENYCNRPAYTNRILAQLSNPQAVFLTGLRRVGKTTILKLTAQQLIAGGAAASTIVYVSMDDYLLRSADLNDILQAVRIIHNHPPGQHLYLLLDELTAQPNAHQQIKNLLDREQVSIVATASSSLLLKDHFAYLSGRVVSLEVQPLNFQEYQDFRGVATGFSDGKAAAGLHTSQTSLFLDYLHEGGMPEYVLHPRRDYLVDLVDDIIQKDITAFYGLKDSQLMRDFFVLLMEYSGTQISINRIARLLRIAPDTARRYLGYFGDSYLVRMISRWGTATERQNTAKKIYAGDLGIRNIFIGNRDLHSCFEHYVFMRLKKRTPYVYFVKEHDVQLDFMTDDGLLVHTTFHRQLPPRQHTLFSRLPARQRLLIDSPEAVQQLDAVSRLR from the coding sequence ATGGACACCTTGCTTTCCCAGTACAATCCGTGGTGGTTTTCCAGCAATGACCCGCGGACGGAGAACTACTGTAACAGACCAGCATACACAAACCGTATACTTGCGCAACTGAGTAATCCGCAGGCAGTCTTCCTGACAGGGCTACGCAGGGTTGGCAAGACCACAATACTCAAGCTTACCGCTCAACAACTGATAGCCGGAGGGGCAGCCGCATCAACCATAGTCTATGTGAGTATGGACGATTATCTGCTGCGCAGCGCAGATCTGAATGATATTCTTCAGGCAGTTCGTATCATCCATAATCATCCACCCGGACAGCATCTGTATTTGTTGCTTGATGAGCTTACCGCTCAACCAAATGCTCACCAGCAGATAAAAAATCTTCTGGACAGGGAACAGGTCTCTATTGTCGCAACTGCTTCTTCAAGCTTGCTGCTAAAAGACCATTTTGCGTATCTTTCCGGTCGAGTTGTCTCCCTCGAGGTCCAGCCGCTGAATTTCCAGGAGTATCAGGATTTTCGGGGGGTAGCTACGGGCTTCTCCGACGGGAAAGCTGCTGCAGGGCTCCATACCTCACAGACATCCTTGTTTCTGGACTATCTGCATGAAGGCGGCATGCCAGAATATGTTCTGCATCCACGCCGGGATTACCTGGTTGATCTGGTAGACGACATTATTCAGAAAGATATCACTGCCTTTTACGGTCTCAAGGATTCTCAGTTGATGAGGGATTTCTTTGTACTGCTGATGGAGTATAGCGGCACACAAATCAGCATAAATCGTATCGCACGGCTTTTACGTATTGCACCCGATACCGCCAGGCGCTACCTGGGGTACTTTGGCGATTCCTACCTTGTCCGAATGATAAGTCGTTGGGGGACCGCCACAGAACGACAGAATACGGCCAAGAAAATCTATGCCGGTGATCTGGGCATTCGTAATATCTTCATCGGTAATCGGGATCTTCACAGCTGTTTCGAGCATTATGTATTCATGCGGCTAAAAAAGCGCACACCATATGTGTACTTCGTAAAGGAACATGATGTACAACTGGATTTTATGACAGACGATGGACTGCTGGTACACACAACTTTTCATCGACAACTGCCACCCCGGCAACACACACTTTTTTCCAGGTTGCCAGCCAGACAACGTTTGCTGATTGATTCACCGGAAGCTGTTCAGCAGCTGGATGCCGTTTCCCGACTCAGATAG
- a CDS encoding HEAT repeat domain-containing protein, whose product MNIISELLASGWPVHLGAALLLLALLILTTVVLIRQRRFIRRLQRMHRHPEIKQELIQRTQKRPSLHRVHLLLRYAPDDGLFAVFLAALRSRRCARRFRDWLQQHEDVLSVRKIALSGKGESFDGAGAVRFFHDRLDQIRELAGHPEWSVRYMSCKILLHDTDERSRRALREMFHDPHSLIRRTMAEEFAPIDESERDYLLSQLQRLLTDDYVHEVRTAARQRLHASFKAYQTPDLGELSQVQILHVLEQLVPGVPEDHDLALQQLGARNIEIQLQAARFAQQAGVLSRLLRDADPSDSTAMARTTKLLQHAAESGEVRFLYALRERQELSPASLEIAASILNKRGPVQLIPALLSQAIKLDPESSALNARVYREACRAAARRGDAEAAAVLRRSLFDTARKPAQAALILAELTGQHAQQLVPPLLKLLKDPEYPLRSELEQTLARFDHTEYLPQLLDIVASDRQNQPHIVRISAFQVIGQLQLPSTLQSILEHLPVLPLQQAREFADHLARHDSKEFSRRVLDILSGEDGKVRAALIAAVPATGNKDFIKPIRSALTDADPLVRSAAAWALMEYGDTRSLKDARALLRDPVMRVRSEAAHALGQYGNDSLLKELGEVARDPQEAVAVQHAAIQGLKHSSSPAAVPVLAAILQQDTDDQLLHAAGDALAAKTSPKELEELIIALKDADPQLRSRLTEAFGRMGEAGEESLIELLQEDIASLRPYITEVLEKTGCIDATVRRLSHRDPEVRRTAAQQLSIIGTAAAFRGIVVAARDPDTEVRVMVTKALERLAGPEGKEILAELEKDPDRRIRKYTLWALERIKAGEL is encoded by the coding sequence ATGAATATCATATCCGAACTGCTTGCATCAGGATGGCCGGTCCACCTCGGGGCGGCACTGCTGCTGCTCGCTCTGCTGATACTGACGACAGTGGTACTGATCCGGCAGCGGCGCTTTATTCGCCGCCTGCAGCGAATGCACCGCCACCCGGAGATCAAACAGGAGCTGATACAGCGCACCCAGAAACGCCCCAGCCTGCACCGGGTGCACCTGCTGCTGCGATACGCCCCGGATGACGGCCTGTTCGCGGTGTTCCTGGCCGCGCTGCGTTCACGCCGCTGCGCCAGGCGTTTCCGGGACTGGCTGCAGCAGCACGAGGATGTACTCTCTGTACGCAAGATCGCCCTCAGCGGCAAGGGCGAGAGCTTTGACGGAGCAGGTGCGGTACGTTTTTTCCACGATCGACTGGATCAGATCCGCGAGCTTGCCGGGCATCCGGAGTGGTCGGTTCGCTACATGTCCTGCAAGATTCTGCTGCATGATACCGACGAGCGCTCGCGACGAGCCCTGCGCGAGATGTTTCATGACCCGCACAGCCTGATCCGTCGCACCATGGCAGAGGAATTCGCCCCGATCGATGAGAGTGAACGAGACTACCTGCTGTCCCAGCTGCAGCGCCTGTTAACCGATGACTACGTTCACGAGGTGCGCACCGCCGCACGGCAGCGACTGCATGCATCCTTCAAGGCATACCAGACCCCGGACCTGGGTGAACTCTCCCAGGTACAGATCCTGCATGTGCTTGAACAGCTGGTGCCGGGCGTTCCCGAGGACCACGACCTGGCACTGCAGCAGCTTGGCGCCCGCAACATAGAGATCCAGCTCCAGGCCGCCCGGTTCGCCCAGCAGGCCGGGGTACTGTCCCGGCTGCTGCGGGATGCAGACCCCTCCGACTCCACCGCCATGGCACGCACCACCAAGCTACTGCAGCATGCGGCTGAATCCGGCGAGGTACGATTTCTGTACGCACTGCGCGAGCGGCAGGAGCTTTCGCCGGCCTCGCTCGAGATCGCGGCAAGCATCCTGAACAAGCGGGGACCGGTGCAGCTGATTCCGGCGCTGCTGTCGCAGGCCATCAAACTCGATCCTGAATCCTCCGCACTGAATGCCCGGGTCTATCGCGAGGCCTGCCGGGCTGCTGCCCGTCGCGGCGATGCCGAGGCCGCTGCGGTACTCAGGCGCAGCCTTTTCGACACCGCGCGCAAGCCGGCTCAGGCAGCCCTGATCCTGGCGGAACTGACCGGGCAGCACGCCCAGCAGCTGGTCCCTCCCCTGCTGAAGCTGCTGAAGGATCCGGAGTATCCCCTGCGCAGCGAGCTGGAGCAGACCCTTGCCCGCTTTGACCACACCGAATACCTGCCGCAGCTGCTGGATATTGTTGCCTCGGATCGCCAGAACCAGCCGCATATCGTACGCATATCTGCCTTTCAGGTGATCGGACAGCTGCAGCTGCCAAGCACCCTGCAAAGCATTCTGGAGCATCTTCCAGTACTGCCGCTGCAGCAGGCCCGCGAGTTTGCCGATCACCTGGCCCGGCACGACAGCAAGGAATTCTCCCGCAGGGTACTGGATATTCTCTCCGGCGAGGATGGCAAGGTGCGCGCCGCACTGATCGCCGCAGTACCCGCTACCGGCAACAAGGATTTTATCAAGCCCATCCGCTCGGCACTGACCGACGCCGACCCGCTGGTGCGCAGTGCCGCAGCCTGGGCCCTGATGGAGTACGGAGACACCCGCTCACTCAAGGATGCCCGGGCTCTGCTGCGAGACCCGGTTATGCGGGTTCGCAGCGAAGCAGCCCATGCCCTTGGCCAATATGGCAACGACAGCCTGCTGAAGGAGCTGGGCGAGGTTGCCCGCGACCCGCAGGAAGCCGTCGCAGTCCAGCACGCTGCAATCCAGGGACTCAAGCATTCATCAAGCCCGGCCGCCGTACCCGTCCTTGCTGCCATCCTGCAGCAGGATACAGACGACCAGCTGCTGCATGCTGCCGGAGACGCCCTGGCAGCAAAGACATCACCCAAGGAACTGGAAGAGCTGATTATTGCCCTGAAGGATGCCGACCCGCAGCTGCGCAGCCGGCTGACCGAAGCCTTCGGCAGAATGGGAGAAGCCGGAGAAGAATCACTGATCGAACTCCTGCAGGAAGACATCGCCTCGCTGCGCCCGTACATCACCGAGGTGCTGGAAAAAACCGGCTGTATAGACGCCACCGTACGCCGCCTGTCACATCGTGATCCGGAGGTCCGCCGAACCGCTGCCCAGCAGCTGTCTATCATCGGCACCGCCGCCGCCTTCCGCGGCATAGTGGTCGCCGCCCGCGATCCCGACACCGAGGTACGGGTAATGGTGACCAAAGCCCTGGAACGACTGGCCGGCCCCGAGGGCAAGGAAATCCTGGCAGAACTGGAAAAAGACCCCGATCGGCGCATTCGCAAATACACCCTCTGGGCACTGGAACGCATCAAGGCCGGCGAGCTGTAA
- a CDS encoding adenylate/guanylate cyclase domain-containing protein: MDAQQTFRNFVRAGTLLAARSTRQDQLQVLVDQTYDITNAALCCAYIYPPDDSTEQFLLLSARRGRRAVTQRIPLKDELIGFMEDCREALVLSEPHPHYFHSAFLDPQMYSAAVLPLFSGSSSIGIVILNAEQPGFFRRDRFSFLESFVQLASGTLHSAALYRQLQDQYRAIEELERYQSSIFSSMTNLLVTLDEKGHIEYANDIAREKLGIRDEDLGRKFYSVFTKIFSKKILSAIQHAENTGSMELGLQGILQRDGQQIDFALNISPLRGKRGRKEGVILLFTDQTAEKQLKSEMSTVVEERRAIKDMFARYLSNDIVQSLMQTPELVRPGGDKKTATIFFADIRGYTAFTESKDPEFIIGVLNDYFSEAVEVILKYRGFIDKFIGDCIMAAWGVPMYSAESDAVSAVSCAVELQELVRSPKRRFFTGDASHLKIGIGMHTGPLIAGNLGSDQRMDYSVIGDTVNVAARLEGVAGPNDIIITQDTRDLIGDRFRLKELEPVSVKGKRKPLHIFKVEKLLR, from the coding sequence ATGGATGCCCAACAGACCTTTCGCAACTTTGTCCGGGCTGGCACCCTGTTAGCCGCCCGCAGCACCCGTCAGGATCAGCTGCAGGTGCTGGTCGATCAGACCTATGACATTACCAACGCCGCGCTGTGTTGTGCCTATATCTACCCTCCAGACGACAGTACCGAGCAGTTTCTGCTGTTGTCGGCGCGCCGCGGCCGCCGCGCGGTAACCCAGCGCATCCCCCTGAAGGATGAGCTGATCGGGTTTATGGAGGACTGCCGCGAGGCGCTGGTGCTGTCGGAACCGCACCCCCATTATTTCCATTCTGCGTTCCTGGACCCGCAGATGTACAGTGCAGCGGTGCTCCCGCTGTTCAGCGGCTCGAGCTCAATCGGGATAGTGATCCTGAATGCCGAGCAGCCTGGCTTTTTCCGTCGCGACCGCTTCTCGTTTCTCGAGTCATTCGTCCAGCTGGCCTCCGGCACCCTGCACAGTGCGGCACTCTATCGTCAGCTCCAGGATCAGTACCGGGCAATTGAGGAGCTCGAGCGATACCAGTCAAGTATCTTTTCTTCCATGACCAACCTGCTGGTCACCCTGGACGAGAAGGGGCATATCGAGTACGCCAACGATATAGCCAGGGAGAAGCTGGGGATACGGGATGAAGACCTTGGCCGCAAGTTTTACTCGGTCTTTACCAAAATCTTCAGCAAGAAGATCCTTTCGGCTATCCAGCATGCAGAGAATACCGGCAGCATGGAACTGGGGCTGCAGGGGATACTCCAGCGCGACGGGCAACAGATAGATTTTGCGCTGAACATCTCCCCCCTGCGCGGCAAGCGCGGACGCAAGGAAGGGGTTATCCTGTTGTTTACCGACCAGACTGCCGAGAAGCAACTCAAATCCGAGATGAGTACCGTGGTGGAGGAACGTCGGGCTATCAAGGATATGTTTGCCCGCTACCTCTCGAACGATATCGTCCAGTCACTGATGCAGACACCCGAACTGGTCCGACCCGGGGGAGACAAAAAGACCGCCACCATCTTCTTTGCCGATATACGCGGATACACCGCCTTTACCGAGAGCAAGGATCCGGAGTTTATCATCGGGGTATTGAATGATTATTTCAGTGAGGCCGTCGAGGTTATCCTGAAATATCGCGGCTTTATCGACAAGTTTATTGGCGACTGTATTATGGCAGCCTGGGGGGTACCGATGTACTCGGCAGAGAGCGATGCAGTTTCTGCCGTGTCCTGTGCTGTAGAGCTGCAGGAGCTGGTCCGATCACCCAAGCGCCGGTTTTTTACCGGGGATGCCAGCCATTTAAAGATCGGGATTGGCATGCACACCGGCCCGCTGATTGCCGGCAACCTCGGCAGTGACCAGCGGATGGACTACTCGGTTATTGGCGACACGGTAAATGTAGCCGCCCGGCTGGAGGGGGTTGCCGGGCCGAACGACATCATCATCACCCAGGATACCCGGGATTTGATCGGCGACCGCTTCCGGCTCAAGGAACTCGAGCCGGTCTCGGTAAAAGGGAAACGCAAACCCCTGCATATTTTCAAGGTAGAAAAGCTGTTACGATGA
- a CDS encoding heavy metal translocating P-type ATPase has product MSEKPVVHTIEHANLDPGSAESATGNTQKITLNVNGMTCASCAAGVESTLKHAAGVKDAAVNFAMERVTISFDPATVRLSELKQMVQKTGYELAEPGINDNEEADLAKARAARQRLVYSSLLAGTVMLLMTLHMFVREIPGYLAVVAILGAPVVLYFGRHVHLASFHALRSGRPNMDVLVSMGSLPPFLIGLAGFFLPIQTFIEMATTIMTFHLIGKYLEVRAKGRASQAIKKLVEMGAKTARILVDGSEQEINVADLAVGDVMVVRPGEKIPTDGTVVSGRSLIDESMATGEPVPVEKNTGDEVIGATVNQQGMLQIRVARVGSDTFLSQVIKLVEDCQGTKVPIQEFADKITGYFVPAILAITALTFSSFLLFPEFHRSIMEWGAAFLPWVNPDAGRLTLAFVTATAVLVIACPCALGLGTPTALMVGSGIGAEKGILIRNGEAVQTLRNIRLVAFDKTGTITAGKPAVTDLLPAAEVAEQELLRVAASLEHASEHPLAHAITTAAREQGLSLTEPVDFEAVTGAGVKGSIDGTRVLVGSRSLMQQAGLDPAEFEQDMQRLENDAKTAMLIAHGTRILGVIAVADPIKHDSAAAIAELERIGIRTAMITGDNQRTADAIARRIGISRVVAGVLPDGKVDEVRRLQDEYTMVAMVGDGINDAPALKQANVGIAIGTGTDIAIEAADVTLVRGELTALVSAVNLSQAIFTKIKQNYFWAWMYNAAAVPVAMFGLLHPMIGAAAMSVSSLNVVYNSLRLKRVPIEPEI; this is encoded by the coding sequence ATGAGTGAAAAACCAGTTGTCCACACTATTGAGCACGCCAATCTGGATCCCGGTTCAGCCGAGTCCGCTACCGGGAACACCCAGAAAATCACGCTGAACGTAAACGGCATGACCTGCGCAAGCTGCGCCGCCGGGGTGGAATCAACCCTGAAACATGCGGCCGGGGTAAAGGATGCTGCGGTAAACTTCGCCATGGAGCGGGTGACCATCAGCTTTGATCCAGCAACTGTCCGGTTGAGTGAGCTGAAACAGATGGTGCAGAAGACCGGGTATGAGCTTGCAGAACCGGGAATCAACGATAACGAGGAGGCCGACCTGGCCAAGGCCCGGGCCGCGCGCCAGCGGCTGGTATACTCCTCGCTGCTGGCCGGAACGGTTATGCTGCTGATGACCCTGCATATGTTTGTACGCGAGATTCCTGGTTATCTCGCTGTGGTGGCGATACTCGGGGCACCGGTGGTGCTCTACTTTGGCCGCCATGTCCACCTGGCATCCTTCCATGCCCTGCGCAGCGGCCGACCGAACATGGATGTGCTGGTGTCGATGGGCTCACTGCCCCCATTCCTGATCGGACTGGCTGGCTTTTTCCTGCCGATCCAGACCTTCATCGAGATGGCTACCACCATCATGACCTTTCATCTGATCGGGAAGTACCTTGAGGTTCGCGCCAAGGGGCGCGCCTCGCAGGCTATCAAGAAACTGGTGGAGATGGGCGCCAAGACAGCCCGCATCCTGGTTGACGGCAGCGAACAGGAGATCAATGTTGCCGATCTCGCGGTTGGCGATGTTATGGTGGTGCGCCCGGGGGAAAAGATCCCCACCGACGGCACGGTGGTGTCCGGTCGCAGCCTGATAGATGAAAGCATGGCCACCGGTGAGCCGGTACCGGTGGAGAAGAACACCGGTGACGAGGTAATCGGTGCCACCGTGAATCAACAGGGGATGCTGCAGATCCGCGTTGCCCGGGTTGGCAGCGACACCTTCCTGTCACAGGTTATCAAACTGGTGGAGGACTGTCAGGGAACCAAGGTACCGATCCAGGAGTTTGCAGACAAGATAACCGGCTACTTCGTCCCGGCAATCCTGGCTATTACTGCCCTGACATTCAGCAGCTTTCTGCTGTTCCCGGAGTTTCATCGCAGCATCATGGAATGGGGAGCGGCATTTCTGCCATGGGTCAACCCCGATGCCGGACGGTTGACCCTGGCCTTTGTAACCGCCACCGCAGTTCTGGTTATCGCCTGCCCCTGTGCCCTCGGTCTGGGGACCCCCACCGCCCTGATGGTTGGCAGCGGCATTGGTGCCGAGAAGGGGATCCTGATTCGAAATGGCGAGGCCGTGCAGACCCTCAGGAACATCCGCCTGGTAGCCTTTGATAAAACCGGCACGATAACCGCGGGAAAACCGGCGGTAACCGACCTGCTGCCGGCCGCAGAGGTGGCCGAACAGGAGTTGCTGCGGGTAGCTGCCTCACTGGAACATGCCAGTGAGCACCCGCTGGCACATGCAATTACTACCGCTGCCCGCGAGCAGGGACTATCACTGACAGAACCGGTCGATTTCGAGGCCGTAACCGGCGCAGGGGTAAAGGGCAGCATCGACGGCACCCGGGTGCTGGTTGGCAGTCGCAGCTTGATGCAGCAGGCCGGACTGGATCCGGCTGAATTCGAGCAGGATATGCAGCGCCTGGAAAACGATGCCAAAACCGCCATGCTGATTGCCCACGGCACCCGTATTCTCGGGGTGATCGCGGTTGCTGACCCGATCAAACACGACTCCGCTGCAGCAATAGCCGAGCTGGAACGTATCGGAATCCGCACCGCCATGATCACCGGCGACAACCAGCGGACCGCCGATGCGATAGCCCGCAGGATCGGTATCAGCCGGGTAGTGGCCGGCGTACTGCCGGACGGCAAGGTCGATGAGGTTCGTCGCCTGCAGGATGAGTACACCATGGTCGCCATGGTTGGCGACGGCATTAACGATGCCCCGGCCCTGAAACAGGCCAATGTCGGGATTGCGATTGGCACCGGCACCGATATTGCCATCGAGGCAGCCGATGTTACCCTGGTACGGGGTGAGCTGACAGCCCTGGTGAGTGCGGTAAACCTGTCCCAGGCTATCTTTACCAAGATCAAGCAGAATTATTTCTGGGCATGGATGTATAACGCTGCGGCGGTTCCGGTAGCGATGTTCGGTCTGCTCCACCCCATGATCGGTGCAGCGGCAATGAGCGTGAGCTCGCTGAATGTGGTGTACAACTCGCTGCGGCTGAAACGGGTGCCCATCGAGCCAGAAATATAA
- a CDS encoding superoxide dismutase, which yields MAFTTPDLPYAYDALEPHIDKQTMTIHHDKHHAGYVTKLNAAVEGTDFADWKPEKLIRELNTLPEDLQTPVRNNGGGHVNHSLFWTIMGPNGGGEPTGELHTAIVNTFGSFESFKDQFAKAAAGRFGSGWAWLVVTPSKGLEITSTPNQDNPITYGKTPILGLDVWEHAYYLKYQNRRPEYIEAFFNVVNWDAVAERYKAAMG from the coding sequence ATGGCATTTACCACACCTGATCTTCCGTATGCATACGATGCACTGGAACCGCACATCGACAAACAGACCATGACCATTCACCATGACAAGCATCACGCAGGGTATGTTACCAAGCTGAATGCGGCGGTAGAGGGAACCGATTTTGCTGACTGGAAACCGGAGAAGCTTATCCGTGAGCTGAACACCCTGCCGGAGGATCTGCAGACCCCGGTACGCAACAACGGCGGGGGGCATGTAAACCATTCGCTGTTCTGGACGATTATGGGGCCGAATGGCGGCGGGGAGCCCACGGGTGAGCTGCATACTGCAATCGTAAATACCTTTGGCAGCTTCGAGTCGTTCAAGGATCAGTTTGCCAAGGCTGCCGCTGGTCGTTTCGGCAGCGGCTGGGCATGGCTGGTGGTTACCCCGAGCAAGGGGCTGGAGATAACCAGCACCCCGAATCAGGATAATCCGATTACCTACGGCAAGACCCCGATCCTGGGGCTTGATGTATGGGAACATGCCTACTATCTGAAATATCAAAACCGTCGTCCCGAGTATATCGAAGCGTTCTTTAACGTGGTGAACTGGGATGCGGTAGCGGAACGCTACAAAGCGGCTATGGGCTAG